One window from the genome of Candidatus Parvarchaeota archaeon encodes:
- a CDS encoding serine hydroxymethyltransferase, which translates to MGFLSGSLESFDSEIFQAIRNETTRQNDGLELIPSENYVSPAVMEALGSTLTNKYSEGYAGKRYYGGNKYIDVVETIAIERAKQLFGAEHVNVQPYSGSPANLEAYSSVLNFGDKVMGLSLAHGGHLTHGHKVNFSGKAYNIVHYLVDEKTHLLDYDKIKKQALAEKPKLIVSGFTAYPRTVDFKAFAEIASEAGAVSMADISHISGLVIGKVHPSPFPFTDIVTTTTHKTLRGVRGAMIMCKEKYAVQVDKAVFPGMQGGPHNHTTAANAVAFKEAMTPEFAHYAAQIVKNAKALADELMAQGLKVITGGTDNHLVLVDVFSSKGIPGKDAEAALDEALITCNKNQVPYDTRSPFDPSGIRLGTPAITTRGMKESEMKEVGRLIAKVISNHTDASVKEKVRQEVVALTSKFPLYPL; encoded by the coding sequence ATGGGTTTTCTTTCAGGCAGCCTTGAAAGCTTCGATTCCGAAATATTCCAGGCAATCAGGAACGAAACAACCAGGCAAAACGACGGGCTGGAGCTAATCCCGTCTGAAAATTACGTAAGTCCGGCTGTCATGGAGGCGCTTGGCTCAACACTTACTAACAAGTACTCGGAAGGTTATGCGGGAAAGAGATATTATGGGGGCAACAAATACATAGATGTTGTCGAGACAATTGCAATTGAGCGGGCAAAGCAGCTTTTTGGGGCTGAACACGTCAATGTCCAGCCCTATTCCGGCTCGCCTGCAAACCTTGAGGCATACTCCTCGGTGCTGAACTTTGGCGACAAGGTCATGGGCCTGTCCCTTGCCCATGGGGGGCACCTGACCCACGGCCACAAGGTTAATTTTTCAGGCAAGGCATACAACATTGTCCACTATCTTGTTGACGAAAAGACGCATCTGCTTGACTATGACAAAATAAAAAAGCAGGCACTTGCCGAAAAGCCAAAGCTTATTGTTTCAGGCTTTACTGCATACCCTCGCACCGTAGACTTCAAGGCCTTTGCAGAGATAGCTTCTGAAGCAGGCGCAGTCTCAATGGCCGACATATCGCACATCTCGGGCCTTGTGATTGGCAAGGTGCACCCATCGCCATTCCCTTTCACTGACATAGTGACTACCACAACGCACAAGACGCTTCGCGGAGTGCGCGGGGCAATGATTATGTGCAAGGAGAAATACGCGGTCCAGGTTGACAAGGCAGTTTTCCCTGGCATGCAAGGCGGGCCGCACAACCACACCACTGCCGCAAACGCAGTTGCATTCAAAGAGGCAATGACTCCGGAATTTGCCCATTATGCCGCCCAGATTGTAAAAAACGCCAAGGCGCTTGCAGATGAACTCATGGCGCAGGGCCTCAAGGTGATAACAGGCGGGACTGACAACCACCTTGTCCTGGTTGACGTTTTTTCCTCAAAGGGAATTCCGGGCAAGGATGCCGAAGCGGCCTTGGACGAGGCGCTAATCACATGCAACAAAAACCAGGTGCCATATGACACCCGCTCGCCGTTTGACCCGTCCGGCATCAGGCTTGGGACTCCGGCAATAACGACGCGGGGCATGAAGGAGTCTGAGATGAAAGAGGTTGGGCGGCTGATTGCAAAAGTCATTTCAAACCACACCGACGCATCGGTCAAGGAAAAAGTCAGGCAAGAGGTAGTGGCACTTACAAGCAAGTTTCCACTATATCCCCTCTAG
- a CDS encoding archease encodes MPKKHDFLFLPHTADIMFEAFGTSFSGALESAAQAIFDVVGKAQKPGEEIEILETGAKSRDELVVFVLSKIVSAIDAHELVPYDFKVSQFDEKSLALRGTLFLGKGTPRDHIKAVTFGNLEVQHKSRGAWRLQVLLDI; translated from the coding sequence ATGCCAAAAAAACACGATTTTCTCTTTCTTCCCCATACTGCGGATATAATGTTCGAGGCTTTTGGAACTTCATTTTCCGGCGCCCTTGAATCAGCCGCGCAGGCAATTTTTGACGTTGTTGGAAAGGCGCAAAAGCCCGGGGAGGAAATAGAAATATTGGAAACTGGCGCAAAATCGCGCGACGAGCTTGTCGTGTTTGTTCTCTCAAAAATAGTCTCCGCCATTGATGCGCACGAGCTAGTCCCATATGATTTCAAGGTTTCCCAGTTCGATGAAAAGAGCCTGGCCCTGCGCGGAACTTTGTTTCTTGGAAAAGGCACGCCGCGCGACCACATCAAGGCAGTCACGTTTGGGAACCTTGAAGTGCAGCACAAATCAAGGGGCGCATGGAGGCTTCAGGTCCTCCTTGACATCTGA